In the Mya arenaria isolate MELC-2E11 chromosome 11, ASM2691426v1 genome, one interval contains:
- the LOC128209609 gene encoding acid-sensing ion channel 4-B-like isoform X1, translated as MDAKRTLHSSVRASFEEFTQNTTLHGMRYLSLSTSRSNARRIMWLLFVLGCFAAVILQIIDRVNYFYSWPLNVNVKINYNQSLEFPAVTICNQNAFRGTEAARTGRYRLVEHMFSGTSSLSVEELAVHNATDMSMDDLYVDLAHSKKDMIVSCSWKNNACGAEDFKTVMTDHGLCYTFNRDASDMTITSSGVDSGLRLTLNVEQYEYMAGPHDAAGIKILLHDPREMAFVHELGQAVPTGAHAFFGLKFMSIDNLPAPHGDCAKKELRHTTHYTMEECYLDCLTKYAKITCGCRDTYWPYLNDSPPVCTIGQHVSCVEDLYDEFDRSIREKCRCPIPCHFSIYDPSVSYSSISNHLVSKLLSSNESKQLKEKLLQSYETTAKMDHEKFSHFQDLVVTFGAKTKLIEDVIMKIERCLQLQENQTKQLFVQMEDIYLTKEKTYRYQEYAIEKNFLRGREAMEERTLANVANAYAEFALVNTRRIRRLANSPADDQVRKELYEFIMDALEVRQEIAQLAKDNISLLIKSFINGTQIFNYKFENMPRAYNPHIVPKPLMNESMYHNAYMKKYVPKLENDDMQLMFNVLEMFMNQTKLAYEERSINETELNYVFERFQYACRTYLYSKSVVYSNGIDRPLAVIKDRHDQFDSFWVTFKREIEALNQNIKSLTELITGINSAILPTFKSLQSKLYNYTENGSLGLMDLATLFTSNHTDGFTTNVSIFFQEVQTRGQSISDLLSLIKIPVDGIWTQIIDDEDSWDYYNYTNNHLFLRNLSEVIIEWNSKLEDIKTFDIRHHVEHSAEDFYSSFENVVSHLKRFKASVVVDSTFLKENILQIDIFYRQLSYEYINQQKAYDFFALISDVGGAMGLFIGASMLTVLEVIDLFLIQLPIFKHKTEIKHKEIKH; from the exons GATTATGTGGCTTCTGTTTGTACTGGGATGTTTTGCGGCtgttattttgcaaataattgacCGCGTGAATTATTTCTACTCTTGGCCATTGAACGTGAAcgtcaaaataaattacaatcagTCCCTCGAGTTCCCAGCAGTGACGATATGCAACCAAAACGCCTTCAG AGGTACTGAGGCAGCAAGGACAGGTCGCTATCGGTTGGTTGAACACATGTTTTCTGGAACCTCCAGCTTGTCTGTGGAGGAATTGGCTGTTCACAATGCTACCGACATGAGTATGGACGATTTGTATGTCGATTTAGCACATTCCAAGAAAGATATGATAGTCAG CTGCTCCTGGAAAAACAATGCCTGTGGTGCTGAAGACTTTAAAACAGTGATGACAGATCACGGATTGTGCTACACTTTCAATCGGGATGCATCTGATATGACCATCACGTCATCAG GGGTCGATTCCGGGCTGCGTTTGACTCTAAATGTAGAGCAGTATGAATACATGGCTGGACCACACGACGCTGCAGGAATAAAAATTCTTCTTCATGACCCAAGGGAAATGGCATTTGTACATGAGCTAGGTCAAGCTGTTCCAACCGGGGCGCATGCTTTCTTTGGATTAAAATTTATGTCG ATTGACAACCTGCCTGCTCCCCATGGTGACTGTGCCAAAAAAGAACTACGTCACACGACTCACTACACGATGGAAGAGTGCTACCTTGACTGCCTtaccaaatatgcaaaaatcaCTTGTGGCTGCAGGGATACTTACTGGCCTTACTTAAATG attcACCGCCTGTATGTACCATAGGTCAGCACGTTTCCTGCGTAGAGGACCTGTATG atgaGTTCGACAGATCTATTCGAGAAAAATGTCGTTGCCCAATTCCTTGCCACTTTTCCATTTATGATCCTTCCGTTTCATATTCATCGATATCCAATCATCTTGTAAGCAAACTACTGTCATCAAACGAATCGAAGCAGCTAAAGGAAAAATTACTGCAATCATatgaaacaacagcaaaaaTGGATCATGAGaagttttcacattttcaaGACCTTGTTGTAACATTCGGAGCAAAGACGAAACTAATAGAAGACGTCATTATGAAAATAGAACGCTGTCTTCAACTGCAAGAAAACCAAACAAAGCAATTGTTTGTGCAAATGGAAGATATATATCTTACAAAAGAGAAAACATATAGATACCAAGAATATGCAATTGAGAAGAACTTCCTTCGTGGAAGAGAGGCAATGGAAGAACGAACACTTGCAAATGTAGCTAATGCATATGCTGAATTTGCATTGGTTAATACGAGACGTATAAGGCGTCTCGCTAATAGCCCAGCTGATGACCAGGTCAGAAAAGAGTTGTACGAGTTTATAATGGATGCCTTAGAAGTGCGTCAGGAAATCGCACAATTGGCGAAAGATAACATATCGTTGTTGATTAAATCGTTCATTAATGgaacacaaatatttaattacaaatttgaaaatatgccGAGAGCTTATAACCCACACATTGTGCCAAAGCCATTGATGAATGAGAGCATGTATCATAATGCATACATGAAAAAATACGTTCCAAAATTAGAGAACGACGATATGCAGTTGATGTTTAATGTGcttgaaatgttcatgaacCAAACAAAGCTGGCTTATGAAGAACGTAGTATCAATGAAACGGAATTAAACTACGTATTTGAGCGTTTTCAGTATGCTTGCCGTACTTACTTATACAGTAAAAGCGTTGTGTATAGTAACGGTATAGACCGTCCCTTGGCAGTAATTAAAGATAGACATGATCAGTTTGACAGCTTTTGGGTAACGTTTAAACGTGAAATTGAAGCATTGAATCAGAATATCAAATCTTTAACAGAGCTAATCACTGGAATCAACTCTGCAATACTTCCTACATTTAAATCTCTCCAAAGCAAGCTATATAACTATACTGAAAACGGATCTTTAGGTCTTATGGACCTTGCTACCTTATTTACTTCGAATCATACAGATGGATTCACAACAAATGTCAGTATCTTCTTTCAAGAAGTGCAAACCCGCGGGCAATCTATTTCAGATCTCCTTAGTTTGATTAAAATTCCTGTCGACGGAATATGGACCCAAATAATAGATGATGAAGATTCCTGGGATTATTACAATTACACAAATAACCATTTGTTTCTAAGAAACCTTTCCGAAGTGATCATCGAATGGAATTCCAAACTTGAAGACATCAAGACATTTGATATACGACATCATGTGGAGCATAGTGCAGAAGACTTTTACTCgtcttttgaaaatgttgtttcacatttaaaaagGTTCAAAGCTTCAGTTGTTGTCGACAGTACATTTTTGAA AGAAAATATTCTACAAATCGATATTTTCTACCGACAATTAAGTTATGAATACATTAACCAACAAAAGGCGTACGACTTCTTTGCCCTAATTA GTGACGTTGGGGGAGCTATGGGGTTGTTTATCGGTGCCAGCATGTTGACCGTTCTGGAAGTCATTGACCTTTTCCTCATCCAGTTGCccatattcaaacataaaacgGAAATCAAACATAAAGAAATCAAACATTGA
- the LOC128209609 gene encoding acid-sensing ion channel 4-B-like isoform X2, with product MKEWSLNTTFHGIRYISSSTAWCRRIMWLLFVLGCFAAVILQIIDRVNYFYSWPLNVNVKINYNQSLEFPAVTICNQNAFRGTEAARTGRYRLVEHMFSGTSSLSVEELAVHNATDMSMDDLYVDLAHSKKDMIVSCSWKNNACGAEDFKTVMTDHGLCYTFNRDASDMTITSSGVDSGLRLTLNVEQYEYMAGPHDAAGIKILLHDPREMAFVHELGQAVPTGAHAFFGLKFMSIDNLPAPHGDCAKKELRHTTHYTMEECYLDCLTKYAKITCGCRDTYWPYLNDSPPVCTIGQHVSCVEDLYDEFDRSIREKCRCPIPCHFSIYDPSVSYSSISNHLVSKLLSSNESKQLKEKLLQSYETTAKMDHEKFSHFQDLVVTFGAKTKLIEDVIMKIERCLQLQENQTKQLFVQMEDIYLTKEKTYRYQEYAIEKNFLRGREAMEERTLANVANAYAEFALVNTRRIRRLANSPADDQVRKELYEFIMDALEVRQEIAQLAKDNISLLIKSFINGTQIFNYKFENMPRAYNPHIVPKPLMNESMYHNAYMKKYVPKLENDDMQLMFNVLEMFMNQTKLAYEERSINETELNYVFERFQYACRTYLYSKSVVYSNGIDRPLAVIKDRHDQFDSFWVTFKREIEALNQNIKSLTELITGINSAILPTFKSLQSKLYNYTENGSLGLMDLATLFTSNHTDGFTTNVSIFFQEVQTRGQSISDLLSLIKIPVDGIWTQIIDDEDSWDYYNYTNNHLFLRNLSEVIIEWNSKLEDIKTFDIRHHVEHSAEDFYSSFENVVSHLKRFKASVVVDSTFLKENILQIDIFYRQLSYEYINQQKAYDFFALISDVGGAMGLFIGASMLTVLEVIDLFLIQLPIFKHKTEIKHKEIKH from the exons GATTATGTGGCTTCTGTTTGTACTGGGATGTTTTGCGGCtgttattttgcaaataattgacCGCGTGAATTATTTCTACTCTTGGCCATTGAACGTGAAcgtcaaaataaattacaatcagTCCCTCGAGTTCCCAGCAGTGACGATATGCAACCAAAACGCCTTCAG AGGTACTGAGGCAGCAAGGACAGGTCGCTATCGGTTGGTTGAACACATGTTTTCTGGAACCTCCAGCTTGTCTGTGGAGGAATTGGCTGTTCACAATGCTACCGACATGAGTATGGACGATTTGTATGTCGATTTAGCACATTCCAAGAAAGATATGATAGTCAG CTGCTCCTGGAAAAACAATGCCTGTGGTGCTGAAGACTTTAAAACAGTGATGACAGATCACGGATTGTGCTACACTTTCAATCGGGATGCATCTGATATGACCATCACGTCATCAG GGGTCGATTCCGGGCTGCGTTTGACTCTAAATGTAGAGCAGTATGAATACATGGCTGGACCACACGACGCTGCAGGAATAAAAATTCTTCTTCATGACCCAAGGGAAATGGCATTTGTACATGAGCTAGGTCAAGCTGTTCCAACCGGGGCGCATGCTTTCTTTGGATTAAAATTTATGTCG ATTGACAACCTGCCTGCTCCCCATGGTGACTGTGCCAAAAAAGAACTACGTCACACGACTCACTACACGATGGAAGAGTGCTACCTTGACTGCCTtaccaaatatgcaaaaatcaCTTGTGGCTGCAGGGATACTTACTGGCCTTACTTAAATG attcACCGCCTGTATGTACCATAGGTCAGCACGTTTCCTGCGTAGAGGACCTGTATG atgaGTTCGACAGATCTATTCGAGAAAAATGTCGTTGCCCAATTCCTTGCCACTTTTCCATTTATGATCCTTCCGTTTCATATTCATCGATATCCAATCATCTTGTAAGCAAACTACTGTCATCAAACGAATCGAAGCAGCTAAAGGAAAAATTACTGCAATCATatgaaacaacagcaaaaaTGGATCATGAGaagttttcacattttcaaGACCTTGTTGTAACATTCGGAGCAAAGACGAAACTAATAGAAGACGTCATTATGAAAATAGAACGCTGTCTTCAACTGCAAGAAAACCAAACAAAGCAATTGTTTGTGCAAATGGAAGATATATATCTTACAAAAGAGAAAACATATAGATACCAAGAATATGCAATTGAGAAGAACTTCCTTCGTGGAAGAGAGGCAATGGAAGAACGAACACTTGCAAATGTAGCTAATGCATATGCTGAATTTGCATTGGTTAATACGAGACGTATAAGGCGTCTCGCTAATAGCCCAGCTGATGACCAGGTCAGAAAAGAGTTGTACGAGTTTATAATGGATGCCTTAGAAGTGCGTCAGGAAATCGCACAATTGGCGAAAGATAACATATCGTTGTTGATTAAATCGTTCATTAATGgaacacaaatatttaattacaaatttgaaaatatgccGAGAGCTTATAACCCACACATTGTGCCAAAGCCATTGATGAATGAGAGCATGTATCATAATGCATACATGAAAAAATACGTTCCAAAATTAGAGAACGACGATATGCAGTTGATGTTTAATGTGcttgaaatgttcatgaacCAAACAAAGCTGGCTTATGAAGAACGTAGTATCAATGAAACGGAATTAAACTACGTATTTGAGCGTTTTCAGTATGCTTGCCGTACTTACTTATACAGTAAAAGCGTTGTGTATAGTAACGGTATAGACCGTCCCTTGGCAGTAATTAAAGATAGACATGATCAGTTTGACAGCTTTTGGGTAACGTTTAAACGTGAAATTGAAGCATTGAATCAGAATATCAAATCTTTAACAGAGCTAATCACTGGAATCAACTCTGCAATACTTCCTACATTTAAATCTCTCCAAAGCAAGCTATATAACTATACTGAAAACGGATCTTTAGGTCTTATGGACCTTGCTACCTTATTTACTTCGAATCATACAGATGGATTCACAACAAATGTCAGTATCTTCTTTCAAGAAGTGCAAACCCGCGGGCAATCTATTTCAGATCTCCTTAGTTTGATTAAAATTCCTGTCGACGGAATATGGACCCAAATAATAGATGATGAAGATTCCTGGGATTATTACAATTACACAAATAACCATTTGTTTCTAAGAAACCTTTCCGAAGTGATCATCGAATGGAATTCCAAACTTGAAGACATCAAGACATTTGATATACGACATCATGTGGAGCATAGTGCAGAAGACTTTTACTCgtcttttgaaaatgttgtttcacatttaaaaagGTTCAAAGCTTCAGTTGTTGTCGACAGTACATTTTTGAA AGAAAATATTCTACAAATCGATATTTTCTACCGACAATTAAGTTATGAATACATTAACCAACAAAAGGCGTACGACTTCTTTGCCCTAATTA GTGACGTTGGGGGAGCTATGGGGTTGTTTATCGGTGCCAGCATGTTGACCGTTCTGGAAGTCATTGACCTTTTCCTCATCCAGTTGCccatattcaaacataaaacgGAAATCAAACATAAAGAAATCAAACATTGA
- the LOC128208498 gene encoding acid-sensing ion channel 5-like produces MTIKDLREKQDVANAWSIDKPPDHGFMRSVKEWSQNTTFHGVRFISDSTAPLRRIMWLLLVLGCLAAVIFQIVDRVNYFYSWPITVNVEINYNQSMKFPTITICNQNAFRGSEAARTGRYRLVEEMFVSKDPLTAEDLDRHNATNTSLNELYADLAHAKEDMIVSCSWKNTPCTAEDFKPVLTDHGQCYTFTRDQTDMIMTSSGVDAGLRLTLNVEQYEYMAGPHDAAGLKILLHDSREMPFVHELGQAVPTGTHAFFGVKFMSIDNLPDPHGDCAEKALRHTTYYTTEECYLDCLTTHAQGKYSPPICTIQQYYECLQGVYDLIMQIEFSLDIQANKTNEIFTSMEDAYQTKERIYRYQEYAIEKNFLRAREAMEERTLANIANAFAEFAMTNVKRIRRLANSTSDDHDRKDLYESIIDGLKTRQEIAELARANVTLLISSYIFGEPIFNYKFETLPRSHNQYIVPKPLMNDSMHYNSYVQKYVPKLKVADFDLMYKVLEMFMNQTKIAYEDRLHSLVSMLREYTDEHTVGLMDLATEFSSNQTKHLTNNLTMFYQEVQTRGQEVIDLLSFIENPIHSMWALILNDEDSWDYYNFTGNTLFMRNSSLVDTEWESKVSAAKSYDIRDHIGHKSEDFNSAFKNLASRLESFKTSIEIDGNFLRENFLQVDIFYRQLSYEHINQQKAYDFFALICDVGGAMGLFIGGSMLTVLEVIDLFLIQLPIFKHKTKNKQNTILSYPLPKERI; encoded by the exons atgacaataaaagaTTTAAGGGAAAAGCAAGACGTTGCCAATGCTTGGAGTATTGATAAACCTCCTGACCATGGCTTTATGCGTTCGGTGAAAGAATGGTCCCAAAATACAACGTTTCACGGCGTACGGTTCATTTCTGATTCGACAGCTCCCTTACGAAG AATCATGTGGCTTCTTCTAGTCCTTGGATGCCTAGCGgctgttatttttcaaatagttgACCGCGTGAACTACTTCTACTCGTGGCCTATTACTGTGAATGTGGAGATAAATTACAACCAGTCCATGAAATTTCCAACAATAACAATTTGCAACCAGAATGCCTTCAG AGGTTCAGAGGCAGCAAGGACAGGACGATATCGACTAGTTGAAGAAATGTTTGTTAGTAAAGATCCTCTCACTGCTGAAGATTTGGATAGACACAATGCTACAAATACTAGTTTAAATGAGTTGTATGCCGATTTAGCGCACGCCAAAGAGGATATGATTGTAAG TTGTAGCTGGAAGAACACACCGTGTACAGCTGAAGATTTTAAACCTGTGTTGACAGATCACGGCCAGTGTTACACGTTCACGCGTGATCAAACCGATATGATAATGACGTCATCAG GAGTGGACGCGGGACTTCGTTTGACTCTGAATGTAGAACAATATGAATACATGGCTGGACCACACGACGCTGCAGGACTAAAGATTCTCCTCCATGACTCAAGGGAAATGCCGTTCGTACACGAACTAGGGCAAGCTGTTCCAACTGGAACGCATGCTTTCTTTGGAGTGAAGTTTATGTCG ATTGACAACCTACCAGATCCGCATGGCGACTGTGCCGAGAAAGCACTTCGTCACACGACTTACTACACGACTGAAGAGTGCTATTTAGACTGCCTTACTACACATGCACAAGGCAAAT aTTCGCCACCGATTTGCACAATTCAACAGTATTACGAATGTCTTCAAGGTGTCTACG ATCTCATTATGCAGATTGAATTCAGTTTAGATATacaagcaaataaaacaaatgaaatctTCACATCTATGGAAGATGCATACCAGACAAAGGAGAGGATATACAGATACCAAGAGTATGCTATAGAAAAGAACTTCTTGCGTGCAAGAGAAGCTATGGAAGAACGTACCCTTGCAAATATTGCAAATGCCTTTGCTGAATTTGCTATGACCAATGTGAAACGTATTCGCCGACTTGCTAACAGCACATCAGATGATCATGACAGAAAAGATTTGTACGAATCTATAATTGACGGTTTAAAGACGCGCCAGGAAATTGCAGAGTTGGCGAGAGCAAACGTTACATTACTTATCAGCTCATATATTTTTGGAGAGCctatttttaattataagttTGAAACATTACCAAGATCCCATAACCAATACATCGTTCCTAAGCCATTGATGAACGATAGTATGCATTATAACTCGTATGTGCAGAAGTATGTTCCGAAACTGAAAGTTGCTGATTTTGATTTAATGTACAAGGTTCTGGAAATGTTCATGAATCAAACGAAGATAGCATATGAGGATC GACTCCATTCTCTTGTGTCGATGCTTCGTGAGTACACTGATGAACATACTGTTGGTCTAATGGATCTTGCAACTGAATTTTCTTccaatcaaacaaaacatttaacaaacaatcTAACAATGTTCTATCAAGAAGTACAGACCCGTGGTCAAGAGGTTATAGATCTCCTGAGTTTTATAGAAAATCCGATACATTCAATGTGGGCTCTAATCCTGAATGACGAAGATTCATGGGACTATTACAATTTTACCGGGAACACTTTGTTTATGAGAAACAGTTCACTTGTGGATACGGAATGGGAATCAAAAGTTTCAGCTGCTAAATCATATGATATACGTGACCATATTGGGCACAAATCTGAAGACTTCAACTCTGCCTTCAAGAATCTAGCTTCTCGACTGGAAAGTTTCAAAACTTCAATAGAAATAGACGGCAACTTTTTACG AGAAAATTTCCTTCAGGTCGACATCTTTTACCGACAACTTAGCTACGAACATATCAACCAACAAAAGGCATACGACTTCTTCGCATTGATAT GTGATGTTGGGGGAGCTATGGGCCTGTTCATCGGTGGCAGCATGCTGACCGTTCTGGAAGTCATCGACCTGTTCCTCATCCAGCTGCccatattcaaacataaaacgaaaaacaaacaaaacacgaTACTCAGCTACCCATTGCCTAAAGAAAGAATTTAA